A single region of the Halobacterium wangiae genome encodes:
- a CDS encoding DNA topoisomerase VI subunit B gives MTSFQSTLAEGEGIAEELAASQREISIAEFFEKNKHMLGFDSGARGLVTAVKEAVDNALDATEEAGILPDLLVEIEDAGDYYTLVVEDNGPGITKEQIPKIFGKLLYGSRFHAREQSRGQQGIGISAAVLYSQLTSGKPVRIESRTQDSNVSHYYELIIDTDTNEPEIDVEKELSAAESNLRGTHGTRIEMDMEANMRARGQLHDYIKHTAVVNPHARIELQEPKGEIKAERAEGAGLPEETEEIRPHPHGVELGTLIKMLDDTDSHSVSGFLQGEFTRVGKKTADNIVQAFLDRHYGREMRWRPPGVESEVDLESVVVDAVSNKGAADTEVFAERVVDAIEDAGRVGYSELRTLVEEAADYTQKETGKTFGETVQENVVESVWSELTVDRADDIFVAVDAATTSQKDDATVRGLAERIADKFGDDTPRDRVTRDRLSEFVERAAEMTEDIEDATIGDTARENVVREIWTEMASVPDDPPLTREVGADRDVASDLLAAMESVQVMAPPTSCLSPINADLVEAGLRKEFDAEFYAASTRDADVHGGDPFIVEAGIAYGGELEAEGGVDLMRFANRVPLVYQRGACATTEVVKDIGWRNYNLDQPGSSGLPQGPAVIMVHVASTNVPFTSESKDAVAHVPAIEDEIELAVREAARELKSFLKKKRSMRKRQQKQNVIMDILPKMATKVSEMTGREQVNVDDSLARIMNNVLVEREVEDGTVTLRVENHGSSAADVDLTDIVSAEPEDPTDGNVVEMDGEWFVKWSLSVSGGDTETLSYEVDDDATFDLTVDGIEDARLTLNQ, from the coding sequence ATGACGTCCTTCCAGTCGACGCTTGCCGAGGGAGAGGGCATCGCGGAGGAACTAGCCGCGAGCCAGCGAGAGATCTCCATCGCCGAGTTCTTCGAGAAGAACAAGCACATGCTCGGCTTCGACAGCGGAGCCCGGGGGCTCGTCACGGCCGTCAAGGAGGCCGTCGACAACGCCCTCGACGCCACCGAGGAAGCCGGCATCCTGCCAGACCTCCTGGTCGAGATCGAGGACGCCGGGGACTACTACACGCTCGTCGTCGAGGACAACGGCCCCGGCATCACGAAAGAACAGATCCCGAAGATCTTCGGGAAACTACTGTACGGCTCGCGGTTCCACGCCCGCGAGCAGAGCCGCGGTCAGCAGGGTATCGGTATCTCCGCTGCCGTGCTCTACTCTCAGCTCACCTCCGGCAAACCGGTCCGTATCGAGAGCCGCACGCAGGACAGCAACGTCTCGCACTACTACGAGCTCATCATCGACACGGACACCAACGAACCCGAGATCGACGTGGAGAAGGAGCTCTCCGCGGCGGAGAGCAACCTCCGCGGGACCCACGGCACGCGCATCGAGATGGACATGGAGGCGAACATGCGCGCCCGCGGCCAGCTCCACGACTACATCAAGCACACCGCGGTCGTCAACCCGCACGCCCGCATCGAGCTCCAGGAGCCGAAGGGCGAGATCAAGGCCGAGCGCGCCGAGGGCGCGGGCCTGCCCGAGGAGACCGAGGAGATCCGCCCCCACCCCCACGGCGTGGAACTCGGGACGCTCATCAAGATGCTCGACGACACCGACTCCCACTCGGTCTCCGGATTCCTCCAGGGGGAGTTCACGCGCGTCGGGAAGAAGACCGCCGACAACATCGTCCAGGCGTTCCTCGACCGGCACTACGGCCGCGAGATGCGTTGGCGGCCGCCTGGAGTGGAGTCCGAGGTGGACCTCGAGTCGGTCGTCGTCGACGCCGTCTCGAACAAGGGCGCCGCCGACACCGAGGTGTTCGCCGAGCGCGTCGTCGACGCGATCGAGGACGCCGGCCGCGTCGGCTACTCGGAACTCCGGACGCTCGTCGAGGAGGCCGCCGACTACACCCAGAAGGAGACGGGGAAGACGTTCGGCGAAACCGTCCAGGAGAACGTCGTCGAGTCGGTCTGGAGCGAACTCACCGTCGACCGTGCCGACGACATCTTCGTCGCGGTCGACGCCGCGACGACCTCCCAGAAGGACGACGCCACCGTGCGTGGCCTCGCCGAGCGCATCGCCGACAAGTTCGGCGACGACACGCCCCGGGACCGCGTCACCCGCGACCGCCTCTCGGAGTTCGTCGAGCGTGCTGCGGAGATGACCGAGGACATCGAGGACGCGACCATCGGCGACACAGCCCGCGAGAACGTCGTGCGCGAGATCTGGACGGAGATGGCGTCGGTGCCCGACGACCCGCCGCTCACCCGGGAGGTCGGTGCCGACCGCGACGTCGCCAGCGACCTGCTCGCAGCGATGGAGAGCGTGCAGGTGATGGCGCCGCCGACGTCCTGTCTCTCCCCCATCAACGCTGACCTCGTGGAGGCCGGCCTCCGCAAGGAGTTCGACGCGGAGTTCTACGCCGCCTCGACCCGCGACGCCGACGTCCACGGCGGCGACCCGTTCATCGTCGAGGCCGGCATCGCCTACGGCGGCGAACTCGAAGCCGAGGGCGGCGTCGACCTGATGCGGTTCGCCAACCGCGTGCCCCTGGTCTACCAGCGCGGCGCGTGTGCGACCACGGAGGTCGTCAAGGACATCGGCTGGCGGAACTACAACCTCGACCAGCCGGGGAGTTCGGGGCTCCCCCAGGGTCCGGCGGTCATCATGGTGCACGTCGCGTCGACGAACGTGCCGTTCACCAGCGAGTCGAAGGACGCCGTCGCCCACGTGCCCGCCATCGAGGACGAGATCGAACTCGCGGTGCGGGAGGCCGCCCGCGAGCTGAAGTCGTTCCTGAAGAAGAAGCGCTCGATGCGCAAGCGCCAGCAGAAGCAGAACGTCATCATGGACATCCTCCCGAAGATGGCGACGAAGGTCTCGGAGATGACCGGTCGCGAGCAGGTGAACGTCGACGACTCGCTGGCCCGCATCATGAACAACGTCCTCGTCGAGCGGGAGGTCGAGGACGGCACGGTCACGCTCCGCGTCGAGAACCACGGGAGTTCCGCCGCGGACGTCGACCTCACAGACATCGTCTCCGCCGAACCCGAGGACCCGACGGACGGAAACGTCGTCGAGATGGACGGCGAGTGGTTCGTGAAGTGGTCGCTGTCGGTCTCAGGCGGCGACACCGAGACGCTCTCCTACGAGGTCGACGACGACGCGACGTTCGACCTGACCGTGGACGGAATCGAGGACGCCCGACTCACCCTCAACCAATGA
- a CDS encoding metalloprotease — MKVSAREGRDLLIAWLALGFAFSLLYVRGITPTNMTDVLVSDLFVAEFALSLATVGVAFLLHELAHKVVAVNFGQHAEFRADYGMLALAVAGGLAGFLFAAPGAVHHRGYITPKEHGLIALAGPLTNVVLAGVSLAVIPFAPDIGQRGLFINVLLAGFNMIPFGPLDGATVLDWSPVAYAAAAVPTIGPALLLFFGV; from the coding sequence ATGAAGGTGAGCGCCCGGGAGGGACGGGACCTCCTGATCGCGTGGCTCGCGCTCGGATTCGCGTTCAGCCTGCTGTACGTCCGGGGTATCACACCGACGAACATGACCGACGTGCTCGTCAGCGACCTGTTCGTCGCGGAGTTCGCACTCAGTCTCGCGACGGTCGGGGTCGCCTTCCTCCTCCACGAACTCGCGCACAAGGTGGTCGCGGTGAACTTCGGGCAGCACGCCGAGTTCCGCGCGGACTACGGGATGCTCGCGCTCGCCGTCGCGGGCGGCCTCGCGGGGTTCCTGTTCGCGGCGCCCGGCGCGGTCCACCACCGCGGCTACATCACGCCGAAGGAGCACGGCCTGATCGCGCTGGCGGGCCCGCTGACCAACGTCGTGCTCGCCGGCGTCTCGCTGGCTGTCATCCCGTTCGCGCCCGACATCGGGCAGCGCGGGCTGTTCATCAACGTGTTGCTCGCGGGCTTCAACATGATCCCGTTCGGGCCGCTCGACGGCGCGACGGTGCTCGACTGGAGTCCAGTGGCGTACGCAGCGGCCGCAGTCCCGACGATCGGCCCGGCGCTGTTGTTGTTCTTCGGCGTATAG
- a CDS encoding MFS transporter, which translates to MDHRPALRDHPVVVVSIFGTIVASGAFEIVPASTTPVMADQLGASATEVNWLVSVMLGVAVVASLPSGALVDRFGAPRSFVLATATLLVGGVVSWQFTRQGAYWPVFWSRLLAGVGFVLVWNTGLTVVGQFRNAATATGLFTAGGPIGFAVGHLTGPTIVAEYGAASVFLAYPLFMLPALAGVLLAWDEELAGGGTGELPSLADVGGVARNHSVLLVCTLGFVAYSLYLFINSWVPTYLTEELSLSLAQSGALTAMFPLLGAASRASGGVVTDRLFDGRTRPVVLASLFVSGVAVAGIALSSTYLVVAAFLFVGGYFVQLSLGLFYSVVPTVVADADVTTAVALLSSVGLFGAFSAPLVAGEVIRATGSYAAAFGYALALTVAGFVLAVPYFHD; encoded by the coding sequence ATGGACCACCGTCCGGCGCTCCGCGACCACCCGGTCGTGGTCGTGAGCATCTTCGGGACGATCGTCGCGTCCGGTGCCTTCGAGATCGTCCCGGCGAGCACGACGCCCGTGATGGCCGACCAGCTCGGCGCGAGCGCCACGGAGGTGAACTGGCTCGTGAGCGTCATGCTCGGCGTCGCCGTCGTCGCGAGCCTCCCCTCGGGGGCGCTCGTCGACCGGTTCGGCGCCCCGCGCAGTTTCGTGCTCGCGACGGCGACGCTGCTCGTCGGTGGCGTGGTGAGCTGGCAGTTCACCCGACAGGGCGCCTACTGGCCGGTGTTCTGGTCGCGGCTTCTCGCGGGAGTGGGCTTCGTCCTCGTCTGGAACACCGGCCTCACCGTCGTCGGACAGTTCCGCAACGCCGCGACCGCGACCGGTCTGTTCACCGCGGGCGGCCCGATCGGGTTCGCGGTGGGCCACCTCACCGGGCCGACCATCGTCGCGGAGTACGGCGCTGCGTCCGTCTTCCTCGCCTACCCGCTGTTCATGCTCCCCGCACTCGCGGGGGTCCTCCTCGCCTGGGACGAAGAGTTAGCCGGCGGCGGCACCGGCGAACTGCCGTCGCTGGCCGACGTGGGAGGCGTCGCCCGGAACCACTCCGTGCTGCTGGTCTGTACGCTCGGGTTCGTCGCCTACTCGCTGTACCTGTTCATCAACAGCTGGGTGCCGACGTACCTCACCGAGGAGCTGTCGCTGTCGCTCGCCCAGAGCGGCGCTCTCACGGCGATGTTCCCGCTGCTGGGGGCCGCCTCCCGCGCCAGCGGTGGCGTCGTCACCGACCGGCTGTTCGACGGCCGCACCCGCCCCGTCGTGCTCGCTTCGCTGTTCGTCTCCGGCGTCGCGGTCGCCGGCATCGCGCTGTCCTCGACGTACCTCGTAGTGGCAGCGTTCCTCTTCGTCGGCGGCTACTTCGTCCAGTTGAGCCTCGGCCTCTTCTACAGCGTCGTCCCGACCGTCGTCGCCGACGCAGACGTCACCACGGCGGTCGCACTGCTCTCGAGTGTCGGCCTGTTCGGCGCGTTCAGCGCGCCGCTGGTCGCCGGCGAGGTGATCCGGGCGACCGGTTCGTACGCGGCCGCGTTCGGGTACGCGCTCGCGCTCACGGTCGCCGGCTTCGTACTCGCCGTCCCGTACTTCCACGACTGA
- the purM gene encoding phosphoribosylformylglycinamidine cyclo-ligase encodes MTDSDEDSSEELTYAEAGVDIEESEAATAALVGAVSGVADSTEYAGLVELGDRYLALATDGVGTKLLVAEAVEDYSTVGVDCVAMNVNDLVAAGVAPAAFVDYLAVDEPDEQRAAELGEGLAAGAEEAGMALVGGETAVMPEVVKGFDLAGTVAGLATEDELFPGEAEVGDALVGFPSSGIHSNGLTLAREAAQRAGGYDEPFPGDGYDTVGDALIEPTRIYAYLLEHLREHDVHAAAHVTGGGWTNLDRMGEFRYDVTDPFPAQDVFAFVQDAGNVSDEEMHRTFNMGTGFVVALPKDEAESLVEATDGERIGTVEKGDSVAIRGLSL; translated from the coding sequence ATGACCGACAGCGACGAGGACTCAAGCGAGGAGCTGACCTACGCCGAGGCGGGCGTAGACATCGAGGAGAGCGAGGCCGCGACGGCGGCGCTCGTCGGCGCCGTCTCGGGCGTCGCGGACAGCACCGAGTACGCGGGCCTCGTGGAACTCGGTGACCGCTACCTCGCGCTCGCGACGGACGGCGTCGGGACGAAACTGCTCGTCGCCGAGGCGGTCGAGGACTACTCCACCGTGGGCGTCGACTGCGTCGCGATGAACGTCAACGACCTCGTCGCGGCGGGCGTCGCGCCGGCGGCGTTCGTCGACTACCTCGCCGTCGACGAACCCGACGAGCAGCGGGCGGCGGAACTCGGGGAAGGGCTAGCCGCAGGAGCGGAGGAAGCTGGCATGGCGCTCGTCGGCGGCGAGACGGCCGTGATGCCGGAGGTTGTGAAGGGATTCGACCTCGCGGGCACGGTCGCTGGCCTCGCCACCGAGGACGAACTGTTCCCCGGAGAGGCGGAGGTCGGCGACGCACTCGTCGGGTTCCCGTCCTCGGGCATTCACTCGAACGGGCTCACGCTCGCCCGCGAGGCCGCCCAGCGCGCGGGCGGCTACGACGAACCGTTCCCAGGCGACGGCTACGATACGGTGGGCGACGCCCTCATCGAACCGACGCGCATCTACGCCTACCTGCTGGAACACCTCCGGGAGCACGACGTCCACGCCGCGGCCCACGTCACGGGCGGCGGGTGGACGAACCTCGATCGGATGGGCGAGTTCCGCTACGACGTCACCGACCCGTTCCCGGCGCAGGACGTCTTCGCGTTCGTGCAGGACGCGGGCAACGTGAGCGACGAGGAGATGCACCGGACGTTCAACATGGGCACCGGGTTCGTGGTCGCGCTCCCGAAGGACGAGGCCGAGTCGCTGGTTGAAGCGACCGACGGCGAACGAATCGGGACGGTCGAGAAGGGAGACAGCGTAGCGATCCGCGGGCTGTCGCTGTAG
- a CDS encoding CBS domain-containing protein, translating into MYLPTPNDLRERRTSLELTQSELADRAGVSQPLIARIEGGDVDPRLSTLRRIVEALDEAEGDIVRAGTLMHEEVICVAPDDAVKDAVEKMQEAGYSQLPVITNGVPVGSISDSDVVSAGGDVGDHPVREVMSESFPTVSQDASEDEISSLLDHYKAVMVTDDGETVGIITQADVAARIS; encoded by the coding sequence ATGTACCTGCCGACGCCGAACGACTTGCGCGAGCGTCGGACCTCGCTCGAGCTGACCCAGAGCGAGCTCGCCGACCGTGCAGGCGTCTCACAGCCGCTCATCGCGCGTATCGAGGGAGGCGACGTCGACCCGCGGCTCTCGACGCTGCGACGGATCGTCGAAGCACTCGACGAGGCCGAGGGCGACATCGTCCGCGCGGGCACGCTGATGCACGAGGAGGTCATCTGCGTCGCCCCCGACGACGCCGTCAAGGACGCCGTCGAGAAGATGCAGGAGGCCGGCTACTCCCAGCTCCCCGTCATCACGAACGGCGTCCCCGTCGGCTCCATCAGCGACAGTGACGTCGTCAGCGCCGGGGGCGACGTCGGCGACCACCCGGTCCGCGAGGTGATGAGCGAGAGCTTCCCTACCGTCTCCCAGGACGCCAGCGAGGACGAGATCTCGAGCCTCCTCGACCACTACAAGGCCGTGATGGTGACCGACGACGGCGAGACGGTCGGCATCATCACGCAGGCCGACGTGGCCGCCAGAATCAGCTAG
- a CDS encoding DNA topoisomerase IV subunit A gives MSYADKDDDARERLIAMAEEFYDQFEDGEIPRMTLPTRSKSNIEYDEDSNVWVYGDRTSTRSANSVRGARKLLKSVYTVDFLAHQLDDDRSSTLRELYYLSESWDEKEAQFNDQSESDKLVEDLEIVSGVKREDFHMRPEESGAKVMGPLLLREQTNRGDREIHCQDDVGQGGYQIPNNPDTIEFLESDADFILAVETGGMRDRLVENGFDDEYNCLVVHLGGQPARATRRLTKRLHDEVGLPVTVFTDSDPWSYRIYGSVAYGSIKSAHLSEYLATPEAQFIGIRPEDIVDYELPTDPLSDSDVNALESELEDPRFQSDFWTEQIELQLDIDKKAEQQALASRGLDFVTDTYLPERLDDMGVI, from the coding sequence ATGAGCTACGCAGACAAAGACGACGACGCCCGAGAACGCCTCATCGCGATGGCCGAAGAGTTCTACGACCAGTTCGAGGACGGGGAGATCCCCCGGATGACGCTCCCGACGCGCTCGAAGTCCAACATCGAGTACGACGAGGACTCCAACGTCTGGGTGTACGGCGACCGCACGAGCACGCGCTCGGCGAACTCCGTGCGCGGCGCCCGGAAGCTGCTGAAGTCCGTCTACACCGTCGACTTCCTCGCGCACCAGCTCGACGACGACCGCTCCTCGACGCTCCGGGAGCTGTACTACCTCTCGGAGTCCTGGGACGAGAAGGAGGCCCAGTTCAACGACCAGAGCGAGTCCGACAAGCTCGTCGAGGACCTCGAGATCGTCTCCGGCGTGAAACGCGAGGACTTCCACATGCGCCCCGAGGAGTCCGGCGCGAAGGTCATGGGGCCGCTGCTCCTCCGCGAACAGACCAACCGCGGCGACCGCGAGATCCACTGCCAGGACGACGTCGGCCAGGGCGGCTACCAGATTCCGAACAATCCCGACACCATCGAGTTCCTCGAGTCGGACGCCGACTTCATCCTCGCGGTGGAGACCGGTGGGATGCGCGACCGTCTCGTCGAGAACGGCTTCGACGACGAGTACAACTGCCTCGTCGTCCACCTCGGCGGTCAGCCCGCCCGCGCCACCCGCCGACTCACCAAGCGCCTCCACGACGAAGTCGGCCTCCCGGTCACGGTGTTCACTGACAGTGACCCGTGGTCCTACCGCATCTACGGCTCCGTCGCCTACGGCTCCATCAAGTCCGCACACCTCTCGGAGTACCTCGCCACGCCGGAGGCCCAGTTCATCGGCATCCGCCCGGAGGACATCGTCGACTACGAACTGCCGACCGACCCCCTCAGCGACTCCGACGTCAACGCCCTCGAGTCCGAACTCGAGGACCCCCGGTTCCAGAGCGACTTCTGGACCGAACAGATCGAGCTCCAGCTCGACATCGACAAGAAGGCAGAGCAGCAGGCACTCGCCTCTCGCGGCCTCGACTTCGTGACCGACACCTACCTGCCCGAACGGCTGGACGACATGGGCGTCATCTAG
- the ligA gene encoding ATP-dependent DNA ligase LigA: MDFGSFAARAADVEAEPADLEVVALVTDLFADAGEDLRVVARFVQGRVFPAHSETKLDIGPRLCYEALARAAGTNVTASDVEDRLAEAGDIGEVAANLELGGQAGLGAFGADSGGDDLTVSAVFAELEALAAAEGNGSQDEKVTLLFGLFNRCSSEEARYLARLVLGEMRIGVGEGTVRDAIADAFDVPVDTVKRALQVSNDYGLVAETARDEGEAGLDEMHLEVGRPVQAMLAQAGTVTDALDEWERAAVETKFDGARVQVHWDGEDVSLYSRNMEDVTAALPEIVEFVEEHVEPPVILDGEAVAVSAAGEPLPFQEILKRFRRKHDVAAMREEIRVELNAFDCLHAGGDDLLEAPFVERYERLEAVVDDESAVSELLVTDDPEEIATFEERALESGHEGIMLKDPDAAYTPGDRGKHWLKRKPDVETLDLVVTGAEWGEGRRASFLGTFLLSARDEDDDSFETIGKVATGITDEELADLTDLLEPQIRSEDGQEVDIEPAVVFEVGYEEIQTSPTYESGYALRFPRFVTVREDKPPADADTIERVERLAAQQG; encoded by the coding sequence ATGGATTTCGGTTCGTTCGCCGCGCGCGCCGCCGACGTCGAGGCCGAACCCGCCGACCTCGAAGTGGTCGCGCTCGTCACCGACCTGTTCGCCGACGCGGGCGAGGACCTCCGCGTCGTCGCGCGGTTCGTACAGGGCCGCGTCTTCCCGGCGCACTCCGAGACGAAACTCGACATCGGGCCGCGGCTCTGCTACGAGGCGCTCGCCCGGGCGGCGGGGACGAACGTCACGGCGAGCGACGTGGAGGACCGCCTCGCGGAAGCGGGCGACATCGGCGAGGTCGCCGCGAACCTGGAGCTGGGTGGCCAGGCCGGCCTGGGCGCGTTCGGCGCCGACAGTGGCGGTGACGACCTCACCGTCTCGGCGGTGTTCGCGGAACTCGAGGCGCTCGCGGCGGCCGAGGGGAACGGTAGTCAGGACGAGAAGGTCACCCTGTTGTTCGGCCTGTTCAACCGCTGTTCGAGCGAGGAAGCGCGCTACCTCGCGCGGCTCGTGCTCGGCGAGATGCGCATCGGCGTCGGCGAGGGTACCGTCAGGGACGCCATCGCGGACGCCTTCGACGTACCCGTCGACACGGTGAAGCGCGCGCTCCAGGTGTCCAATGACTACGGCCTCGTCGCCGAGACGGCCCGCGACGAAGGGGAGGCCGGACTCGACGAGATGCACCTAGAGGTCGGCCGACCCGTCCAGGCGATGCTCGCGCAGGCCGGCACGGTCACGGACGCCCTCGACGAGTGGGAAAGAGCGGCCGTGGAGACGAAGTTCGACGGCGCCCGCGTCCAGGTCCACTGGGACGGCGAGGACGTCTCGCTGTACTCCCGGAACATGGAGGACGTGACCGCGGCGCTCCCGGAGATCGTCGAGTTCGTCGAGGAGCACGTCGAACCGCCGGTCATCCTCGACGGCGAGGCGGTGGCCGTCTCGGCCGCCGGCGAGCCGCTCCCGTTCCAGGAGATACTGAAGCGCTTCCGGCGGAAGCACGACGTCGCGGCGATGCGCGAGGAGATCCGCGTCGAGCTGAACGCCTTCGACTGCCTGCACGCAGGGGGAGACGACCTGCTGGAGGCCCCGTTCGTCGAGCGCTACGAGCGCCTCGAGGCGGTGGTCGACGACGAGTCCGCGGTCTCCGAGTTGCTCGTCACGGACGACCCCGAGGAGATCGCGACCTTCGAGGAGCGCGCGCTCGAAAGCGGCCACGAGGGTATCATGCTGAAGGACCCGGACGCCGCGTACACGCCGGGCGACCGGGGGAAGCACTGGCTGAAGCGCAAGCCCGACGTGGAGACCCTGGACCTGGTGGTCACGGGCGCGGAGTGGGGCGAGGGACGGCGCGCCTCGTTCCTCGGTACCTTCCTGCTCTCGGCCCGCGACGAGGACGACGACAGCTTCGAGACCATCGGGAAGGTCGCCACGGGCATCACCGACGAGGAACTCGCGGACCTCACGGACCTGCTGGAGCCACAGATCCGGTCCGAGGACGGCCAGGAGGTCGACATCGAACCGGCCGTCGTCTTCGAGGTGGGCTACGAGGAGATACAGACCTCGCCGACCTACGAGTCGGGGTACGCCCTGCGGTTCCCGCGGTTCGTCACCGTCCGCGAGGACAAACCCCCGGCGGACGCGGACACCATCGAACGCGTCGAGCGCCTCGCAGCGCAACAGGGGTGA
- the psmB gene encoding archaeal proteasome endopeptidase complex subunit beta: MFNSNEGSDFARNRARLQDTPNPYEPEVGSLPDHDFSTQDMENVNKTGTTIVGITTDDGVVMASDMRASLGGRVISNKNVQKVEEIQPNAALSISGSVGGSQSFIRSLRAEANLYEARRGEYMSINALSTMASNLLRGGPFFLVVPILGGVDEEGAHVFSLDPGGSSMSDKYTAQGSGMPYALGVLEQEYTDDLTMEEAERVGAQAVQSASERDTASGNGIHITRITTDGIEIVGHKTFDDIL, translated from the coding sequence ATGTTCAACTCCAACGAAGGCTCCGACTTCGCCCGGAACCGGGCTCGGCTCCAGGACACGCCGAATCCGTACGAACCCGAGGTCGGCTCCCTTCCGGACCACGACTTCTCGACGCAGGACATGGAGAACGTCAACAAGACCGGCACCACCATCGTCGGTATCACCACCGATGACGGCGTCGTGATGGCCTCCGACATGCGCGCGAGCCTCGGCGGCCGCGTCATCTCCAACAAGAACGTCCAGAAGGTCGAGGAGATCCAGCCGAACGCCGCTCTCTCCATCTCCGGCTCCGTCGGCGGCTCCCAGTCGTTCATCCGATCGCTGCGCGCCGAAGCGAACCTCTACGAGGCCCGCCGCGGCGAGTACATGTCCATCAACGCGCTCTCCACGATGGCGTCGAACCTGCTGCGCGGCGGTCCGTTCTTCCTCGTCGTCCCCATCCTGGGCGGCGTCGACGAGGAGGGTGCACACGTCTTCAGCCTCGACCCCGGCGGCTCCTCGATGTCCGACAAGTACACCGCGCAGGGCTCCGGCATGCCGTACGCCCTCGGTGTCCTCGAACAGGAGTACACCGACGACCTGACGATGGAGGAGGCAGAGCGCGTCGGCGCCCAAGCCGTCCAGTCCGCCAGCGAGCGCGACACGGCGTCCGGTAACGGCATCCACATCACGCGCATCACCACCGACGGGATCGAGATCGTCGGCCACAAGACGTTCGACGACATCCTGTAG
- a CDS encoding DUF555 domain-containing protein → MSNYVVAMEAAWLVRDVENSDDAIGVAVSEAGKRLNDKDLDYVEVEAGVTGCPACGEPLDAAFLAAKTALVGLVLELTVFNADSEEHAKRIAKSEVGGALRDVPLEVIEVIQEDGDEEDA, encoded by the coding sequence ATGAGCAACTACGTCGTTGCGATGGAAGCCGCCTGGTTGGTCCGTGACGTCGAGAACTCCGACGACGCCATCGGCGTCGCCGTCAGCGAAGCCGGCAAACGACTGAACGACAAGGACCTCGACTACGTGGAGGTCGAGGCCGGGGTCACCGGCTGCCCCGCCTGCGGCGAACCCCTGGACGCCGCGTTCCTCGCGGCGAAGACCGCGCTGGTCGGTCTCGTCCTCGAACTCACCGTCTTCAACGCCGACAGCGAGGAGCACGCCAAGCGCATCGCGAAGAGCGAGGTCGGCGGCGCGCTCCGCGACGTCCCCCTGGAGGTCATCGAGGTCATCCAGGAGGACGGTGACGAGGAGGACGCGTAG